From the Homo sapiens chromosome 1, GRCh38.p14 Primary Assembly genome, one window contains:
- the E2F2 gene encoding transcription factor E2F2 isoform X3 produces MLQGPRALASAAGQTPKVVPAMSPTELWPSGLSSPQLCPATATYYTPLYPQTAPPAAAPGTCLDATPHGPEGQVVRCLPAGRLPAKRKLDLEGIGRPVVPEFPTPKGKCIRVDGLPSPKTPKSPGEKTRYDTSLGLLTKKFIYLLSESEDGVLDLNWAAEVLDVQKRRIYDITNVLEGIQLIRKKAKNNIQWVGRGMFEDPTRPGKQQQLGQELKELMNTEQALDQLIQSCSLSFKHLTEDKANKRLAYVTYQDIRAVGNFKEQTVIAVKAPPQTRLEVPDRTEDNLQIYLKSTQGPIEVYLCPEEVQEPDSPSEEPLPSTSTLCPSPDSAQPSSSTDPSIMEPTASSAS; encoded by the exons GAGCCCCACAGAGCTGTGGCCATCCGGCCTCAGCAGCCCCCAGCTCTGCCCAGCTACTGCTACCTACTACACACCGCTGTACCCGCAGACGGCGCCTCCCGCAGCGGCGCCAGGCACCTGCCTCGACGCCACTCCCCACGGACCCGAGGGCCAAGTTGTGCGATGCCTGCCGGCAGGCCGGCTGCCG GCCAAAAGGAAGCTGGATCTGGAGGGGATTGGGAGGCCCGTCGTCCCTGAGTTCCCAACCCCCAAGGGGAAGTGCATCAGAGTGGATGGCCTCCCCAGCCCCAAAA CCCCCAAATCCCCCGGGGAGAAGACTCGGTATGACACTTCGCTGGGGCTGCTCACCAAGAAGTTCATTTACCTCCTGAGCGAGTCAGAGGATGGGGTCCTGGACCTGAACTGGGCCGCTGAGGTGCTGGACGTGCAGAAGCGGCGCATCTATGACATCACCAACGTGCTGGAAGGCATCCAGCTCATCCGCAAGAAGGCCAAGAACAACATCCAGTGGGT AGGCAGGGGAATGTTTGAAGACCCCACCAGACCTGGGAAGCAGCAACAGCTGGGGCAGGAGCTGAAGGAGCTGATGAACACGGAGCAGGCCTTGGACCAGCTCATCCAGAGCTGCTCTCTGAGCTTCAAGCACCTGACTGAGGACAAGGCCAACAAGAG GCTGGCCTATGTGACTTACCAGGATATCCGTGCTGTTGGCAACTTTAAGGAGCAGACAGTGATTGCCGTCAAGGCCCCTCCGCAGACGAGACTGGAAGTGCCCGACAGGACTGAG gacAACCTGCAGATATATCTCAAGAGCACCCAAGGGCCCATCGAAGTCTACCTGTGCCCAGAGGAGGTGCAGGAGCCGGACAGTCCTTCCGAGGAGCCTCTCCCCTCTACCTCCaccctctgccccagccctgaCTCTGCCCAGCCCAGCAGCAGCACCGACCCTAGCATCATGGAGCCCACAGCATCCTCAG CTTCCTGA
- the E2F2 gene encoding transcription factor E2F2 isoform X4, producing the protein MLQGPRALASAAGQTPKVVPAMSPTELWPSGLSSPQLCPATATYYTPLYPQTAPPAAAPGTCLDATPHGPEGQVVRCLPAGRLPAKRKLDLEGIGRPVVPEFPTPKGKCIRVDGLPSPKTPKSPGEKTRYDTSLGLLTKKFIYLLSESEDGVLDLNWAAEVLDVQKRRIYDITNVLEGIQLIRKKAKNNIQGRGMFEDPTRPGKQQQLGQELKELMNTEQALDQLIQSCSLSFKHLTEDKANKRLAYVTYQDIRAVGNFKEQTVIAVKAPPQTRLEVPDRTEDNLQIYLKSTQGPIEVYLCPEEVQEPDSPSEEPLPSTSTLCPSPDSAQPSSSTDPSIMEPTASSAS; encoded by the exons GAGCCCCACAGAGCTGTGGCCATCCGGCCTCAGCAGCCCCCAGCTCTGCCCAGCTACTGCTACCTACTACACACCGCTGTACCCGCAGACGGCGCCTCCCGCAGCGGCGCCAGGCACCTGCCTCGACGCCACTCCCCACGGACCCGAGGGCCAAGTTGTGCGATGCCTGCCGGCAGGCCGGCTGCCG GCCAAAAGGAAGCTGGATCTGGAGGGGATTGGGAGGCCCGTCGTCCCTGAGTTCCCAACCCCCAAGGGGAAGTGCATCAGAGTGGATGGCCTCCCCAGCCCCAAAA CCCCCAAATCCCCCGGGGAGAAGACTCGGTATGACACTTCGCTGGGGCTGCTCACCAAGAAGTTCATTTACCTCCTGAGCGAGTCAGAGGATGGGGTCCTGGACCTGAACTGGGCCGCTGAGGTGCTGGACGTGCAGAAGCGGCGCATCTATGACATCACCAACGTGCTGGAAGGCATCCAGCTCATCCGCAAGAAGGCCAAGAACAACATCCA AGGCAGGGGAATGTTTGAAGACCCCACCAGACCTGGGAAGCAGCAACAGCTGGGGCAGGAGCTGAAGGAGCTGATGAACACGGAGCAGGCCTTGGACCAGCTCATCCAGAGCTGCTCTCTGAGCTTCAAGCACCTGACTGAGGACAAGGCCAACAAGAG GCTGGCCTATGTGACTTACCAGGATATCCGTGCTGTTGGCAACTTTAAGGAGCAGACAGTGATTGCCGTCAAGGCCCCTCCGCAGACGAGACTGGAAGTGCCCGACAGGACTGAG gacAACCTGCAGATATATCTCAAGAGCACCCAAGGGCCCATCGAAGTCTACCTGTGCCCAGAGGAGGTGCAGGAGCCGGACAGTCCTTCCGAGGAGCCTCTCCCCTCTACCTCCaccctctgccccagccctgaCTCTGCCCAGCCCAGCAGCAGCACCGACCCTAGCATCATGGAGCCCACAGCATCCTCAG CTTCCTGA
- the E2F2 gene encoding transcription factor E2F2 isoform X2, with the protein MLQGPRALASAAGQTPKVVPAMSPTELWPSGLSSPQLCPATATYYTPLYPQTAPPAAAPGTCLDATPHGPEGQVVRCLPAGRLPAKRKLDLEGIGRPVVPEFPTPKGKCIRVDGLPSPKTPKSPGEKTRYDTSLGLLTKKFIYLLSESEDGVLDLNWAAEVLDVQKRRIYDITNVLEGIQLIRKKAKNNIQWVGRGMFEDPTRPGKQQQLGQELKELMNTEQALDQLIQSCSLSFKHLTEDKANKRLAYVTYQDIRAVGNFKEQTVIAVKAPPQTRLEVPDRTEDNLQIYLKSTQGPIEVYLCPEEVQEPDSPSEEPLPSTSTLCPSPDSAQPSSSTDPSIMEPTASSVPAPAPTPQQAPPPPSLVPLEATDSLLELPHPLLQQTEDQFLSPTLACSSPLISFSPSLDQDDYLWGLEAAS; encoded by the exons GAGCCCCACAGAGCTGTGGCCATCCGGCCTCAGCAGCCCCCAGCTCTGCCCAGCTACTGCTACCTACTACACACCGCTGTACCCGCAGACGGCGCCTCCCGCAGCGGCGCCAGGCACCTGCCTCGACGCCACTCCCCACGGACCCGAGGGCCAAGTTGTGCGATGCCTGCCGGCAGGCCGGCTGCCG GCCAAAAGGAAGCTGGATCTGGAGGGGATTGGGAGGCCCGTCGTCCCTGAGTTCCCAACCCCCAAGGGGAAGTGCATCAGAGTGGATGGCCTCCCCAGCCCCAAAA CCCCCAAATCCCCCGGGGAGAAGACTCGGTATGACACTTCGCTGGGGCTGCTCACCAAGAAGTTCATTTACCTCCTGAGCGAGTCAGAGGATGGGGTCCTGGACCTGAACTGGGCCGCTGAGGTGCTGGACGTGCAGAAGCGGCGCATCTATGACATCACCAACGTGCTGGAAGGCATCCAGCTCATCCGCAAGAAGGCCAAGAACAACATCCAGTGGGT AGGCAGGGGAATGTTTGAAGACCCCACCAGACCTGGGAAGCAGCAACAGCTGGGGCAGGAGCTGAAGGAGCTGATGAACACGGAGCAGGCCTTGGACCAGCTCATCCAGAGCTGCTCTCTGAGCTTCAAGCACCTGACTGAGGACAAGGCCAACAAGAG GCTGGCCTATGTGACTTACCAGGATATCCGTGCTGTTGGCAACTTTAAGGAGCAGACAGTGATTGCCGTCAAGGCCCCTCCGCAGACGAGACTGGAAGTGCCCGACAGGACTGAG gacAACCTGCAGATATATCTCAAGAGCACCCAAGGGCCCATCGAAGTCTACCTGTGCCCAGAGGAGGTGCAGGAGCCGGACAGTCCTTCCGAGGAGCCTCTCCCCTCTACCTCCaccctctgccccagccctgaCTCTGCCCAGCCCAGCAGCAGCACCGACCCTAGCATCATGGAGCCCACAGCATCCTCAG TGCCAGCACCAGCGCCAaccccccagcaggccccaccgCCTCCATCCCTGGTCCCCTTGGAGGCTACTGACAGCCTGCTGGAGCTGCCGCACCCACTCCTGCAGCAGACTGAGGACCAGTTCCTGTCCCCGACCCTGGCGTGCAGCTCCCCTCTGATCAGCTTCTCCCCATCCTTGGACCAGGACGACTACCTGTGGGGCTTGGAGGCGG CTTCCTGA
- the E2F2 gene encoding transcription factor E2F2, with product MLQGPRALASAAGQTPKVVPAMSPTELWPSGLSSPQLCPATATYYTPLYPQTAPPAAAPGTCLDATPHGPEGQVVRCLPAGRLPAKRKLDLEGIGRPVVPEFPTPKGKCIRVDGLPSPKTPKSPGEKTRYDTSLGLLTKKFIYLLSESEDGVLDLNWAAEVLDVQKRRIYDITNVLEGIQLIRKKAKNNIQWVGRGMFEDPTRPGKQQQLGQELKELMNTEQALDQLIQSCSLSFKHLTEDKANKRLAYVTYQDIRAVGNFKEQTVIAVKAPPQTRLEVPDRTEDNLQIYLKSTQGPIEVYLCPEEVQEPDSPSEEPLPSTSTLCPSPDSAQPSSSTDPSIMEPTASSVPAPAPTPQQAPPPPSLVPLEATDSLLELPHPLLQQTEDQFLSPTLACSSPLISFSPSLDQDDYLWGLEAGEGISDLFDSYDLGDLLIN from the exons GAGCCCCACAGAGCTGTGGCCATCCGGCCTCAGCAGCCCCCAGCTCTGCCCAGCTACTGCTACCTACTACACACCGCTGTACCCGCAGACGGCGCCTCCCGCAGCGGCGCCAGGCACCTGCCTCGACGCCACTCCCCACGGACCCGAGGGCCAAGTTGTGCGATGCCTGCCGGCAGGCCGGCTGCCG GCCAAAAGGAAGCTGGATCTGGAGGGGATTGGGAGGCCCGTCGTCCCTGAGTTCCCAACCCCCAAGGGGAAGTGCATCAGAGTGGATGGCCTCCCCAGCCCCAAAA CCCCCAAATCCCCCGGGGAGAAGACTCGGTATGACACTTCGCTGGGGCTGCTCACCAAGAAGTTCATTTACCTCCTGAGCGAGTCAGAGGATGGGGTCCTGGACCTGAACTGGGCCGCTGAGGTGCTGGACGTGCAGAAGCGGCGCATCTATGACATCACCAACGTGCTGGAAGGCATCCAGCTCATCCGCAAGAAGGCCAAGAACAACATCCAGTGGGT AGGCAGGGGAATGTTTGAAGACCCCACCAGACCTGGGAAGCAGCAACAGCTGGGGCAGGAGCTGAAGGAGCTGATGAACACGGAGCAGGCCTTGGACCAGCTCATCCAGAGCTGCTCTCTGAGCTTCAAGCACCTGACTGAGGACAAGGCCAACAAGAG GCTGGCCTATGTGACTTACCAGGATATCCGTGCTGTTGGCAACTTTAAGGAGCAGACAGTGATTGCCGTCAAGGCCCCTCCGCAGACGAGACTGGAAGTGCCCGACAGGACTGAG gacAACCTGCAGATATATCTCAAGAGCACCCAAGGGCCCATCGAAGTCTACCTGTGCCCAGAGGAGGTGCAGGAGCCGGACAGTCCTTCCGAGGAGCCTCTCCCCTCTACCTCCaccctctgccccagccctgaCTCTGCCCAGCCCAGCAGCAGCACCGACCCTAGCATCATGGAGCCCACAGCATCCTCAG TGCCAGCACCAGCGCCAaccccccagcaggccccaccgCCTCCATCCCTGGTCCCCTTGGAGGCTACTGACAGCCTGCTGGAGCTGCCGCACCCACTCCTGCAGCAGACTGAGGACCAGTTCCTGTCCCCGACCCTGGCGTGCAGCTCCCCTCTGATCAGCTTCTCCCCATCCTTGGACCAGGACGACTACCTGTGGGGCTTGGAGGCGGGTGAGGGCATCAGCGATCTCTTCGACTCCTACGACCTTGGGGACCTGTTGATTAATTGA
- the E2F2 gene encoding transcription factor E2F2 isoform X6 codes for MFEDPTRPGKQQQLGQELKELMNTEQALDQLIQSCSLSFKHLTEDKANKRLAYVTYQDIRAVGNFKEQTVIAVKAPPQTRLEVPDRTEDNLQIYLKSTQGPIEVYLCPEEVQEPDSPSEEPLPSTSTLCPSPDSAQPSSSTDPSIMEPTASSVPAPAPTPQQAPPPPSLVPLEATDSLLELPHPLLQQTEDQFLSPTLACSSPLISFSPSLDQDDYLWGLEAGEGISDLFDSYDLGDLLIN; via the exons ATGTTTGAAGACCCCACCAGACCTGGGAAGCAGCAACAGCTGGGGCAGGAGCTGAAGGAGCTGATGAACACGGAGCAGGCCTTGGACCAGCTCATCCAGAGCTGCTCTCTGAGCTTCAAGCACCTGACTGAGGACAAGGCCAACAAGAG GCTGGCCTATGTGACTTACCAGGATATCCGTGCTGTTGGCAACTTTAAGGAGCAGACAGTGATTGCCGTCAAGGCCCCTCCGCAGACGAGACTGGAAGTGCCCGACAGGACTGAG gacAACCTGCAGATATATCTCAAGAGCACCCAAGGGCCCATCGAAGTCTACCTGTGCCCAGAGGAGGTGCAGGAGCCGGACAGTCCTTCCGAGGAGCCTCTCCCCTCTACCTCCaccctctgccccagccctgaCTCTGCCCAGCCCAGCAGCAGCACCGACCCTAGCATCATGGAGCCCACAGCATCCTCAG TGCCAGCACCAGCGCCAaccccccagcaggccccaccgCCTCCATCCCTGGTCCCCTTGGAGGCTACTGACAGCCTGCTGGAGCTGCCGCACCCACTCCTGCAGCAGACTGAGGACCAGTTCCTGTCCCCGACCCTGGCGTGCAGCTCCCCTCTGATCAGCTTCTCCCCATCCTTGGACCAGGACGACTACCTGTGGGGCTTGGAGGCGGGTGAGGGCATCAGCGATCTCTTCGACTCCTACGACCTTGGGGACCTGTTGATTAATTGA
- the E2F2 gene encoding transcription factor E2F2 isoform X1, which produces MLQGPRALASAAGQTPKVVPAMSPTELWPSGLSSPQLCPATATYYTPLYPQTAPPAAAPGTCLDATPHGPEGQVVRCLPAGRLPAKRKLDLEGIGRPVVPEFPTPKGKCIRVDGLPSPKTPKSPGEKTRYDTSLGLLTKKFIYLLSESEDGVLDLNWAAEVLDVQKRRIYDITNVLEGIQLIRKKAKNNIQGRGMFEDPTRPGKQQQLGQELKELMNTEQALDQLIQSCSLSFKHLTEDKANKRLAYVTYQDIRAVGNFKEQTVIAVKAPPQTRLEVPDRTEDNLQIYLKSTQGPIEVYLCPEEVQEPDSPSEEPLPSTSTLCPSPDSAQPSSSTDPSIMEPTASSVPAPAPTPQQAPPPPSLVPLEATDSLLELPHPLLQQTEDQFLSPTLACSSPLISFSPSLDQDDYLWGLEAGEGISDLFDSYDLGDLLIN; this is translated from the exons GAGCCCCACAGAGCTGTGGCCATCCGGCCTCAGCAGCCCCCAGCTCTGCCCAGCTACTGCTACCTACTACACACCGCTGTACCCGCAGACGGCGCCTCCCGCAGCGGCGCCAGGCACCTGCCTCGACGCCACTCCCCACGGACCCGAGGGCCAAGTTGTGCGATGCCTGCCGGCAGGCCGGCTGCCG GCCAAAAGGAAGCTGGATCTGGAGGGGATTGGGAGGCCCGTCGTCCCTGAGTTCCCAACCCCCAAGGGGAAGTGCATCAGAGTGGATGGCCTCCCCAGCCCCAAAA CCCCCAAATCCCCCGGGGAGAAGACTCGGTATGACACTTCGCTGGGGCTGCTCACCAAGAAGTTCATTTACCTCCTGAGCGAGTCAGAGGATGGGGTCCTGGACCTGAACTGGGCCGCTGAGGTGCTGGACGTGCAGAAGCGGCGCATCTATGACATCACCAACGTGCTGGAAGGCATCCAGCTCATCCGCAAGAAGGCCAAGAACAACATCCA AGGCAGGGGAATGTTTGAAGACCCCACCAGACCTGGGAAGCAGCAACAGCTGGGGCAGGAGCTGAAGGAGCTGATGAACACGGAGCAGGCCTTGGACCAGCTCATCCAGAGCTGCTCTCTGAGCTTCAAGCACCTGACTGAGGACAAGGCCAACAAGAG GCTGGCCTATGTGACTTACCAGGATATCCGTGCTGTTGGCAACTTTAAGGAGCAGACAGTGATTGCCGTCAAGGCCCCTCCGCAGACGAGACTGGAAGTGCCCGACAGGACTGAG gacAACCTGCAGATATATCTCAAGAGCACCCAAGGGCCCATCGAAGTCTACCTGTGCCCAGAGGAGGTGCAGGAGCCGGACAGTCCTTCCGAGGAGCCTCTCCCCTCTACCTCCaccctctgccccagccctgaCTCTGCCCAGCCCAGCAGCAGCACCGACCCTAGCATCATGGAGCCCACAGCATCCTCAG TGCCAGCACCAGCGCCAaccccccagcaggccccaccgCCTCCATCCCTGGTCCCCTTGGAGGCTACTGACAGCCTGCTGGAGCTGCCGCACCCACTCCTGCAGCAGACTGAGGACCAGTTCCTGTCCCCGACCCTGGCGTGCAGCTCCCCTCTGATCAGCTTCTCCCCATCCTTGGACCAGGACGACTACCTGTGGGGCTTGGAGGCGGGTGAGGGCATCAGCGATCTCTTCGACTCCTACGACCTTGGGGACCTGTTGATTAATTGA
- the E2F2 gene encoding transcription factor E2F2 isoform X5 has product MTSGRGRGMFEDPTRPGKQQQLGQELKELMNTEQALDQLIQSCSLSFKHLTEDKANKRLAYVTYQDIRAVGNFKEQTVIAVKAPPQTRLEVPDRTEDNLQIYLKSTQGPIEVYLCPEEVQEPDSPSEEPLPSTSTLCPSPDSAQPSSSTDPSIMEPTASSVPAPAPTPQQAPPPPSLVPLEATDSLLELPHPLLQQTEDQFLSPTLACSSPLISFSPSLDQDDYLWGLEAGEGISDLFDSYDLGDLLIN; this is encoded by the exons ATGACATCTGGGAG AGGCAGGGGAATGTTTGAAGACCCCACCAGACCTGGGAAGCAGCAACAGCTGGGGCAGGAGCTGAAGGAGCTGATGAACACGGAGCAGGCCTTGGACCAGCTCATCCAGAGCTGCTCTCTGAGCTTCAAGCACCTGACTGAGGACAAGGCCAACAAGAG GCTGGCCTATGTGACTTACCAGGATATCCGTGCTGTTGGCAACTTTAAGGAGCAGACAGTGATTGCCGTCAAGGCCCCTCCGCAGACGAGACTGGAAGTGCCCGACAGGACTGAG gacAACCTGCAGATATATCTCAAGAGCACCCAAGGGCCCATCGAAGTCTACCTGTGCCCAGAGGAGGTGCAGGAGCCGGACAGTCCTTCCGAGGAGCCTCTCCCCTCTACCTCCaccctctgccccagccctgaCTCTGCCCAGCCCAGCAGCAGCACCGACCCTAGCATCATGGAGCCCACAGCATCCTCAG TGCCAGCACCAGCGCCAaccccccagcaggccccaccgCCTCCATCCCTGGTCCCCTTGGAGGCTACTGACAGCCTGCTGGAGCTGCCGCACCCACTCCTGCAGCAGACTGAGGACCAGTTCCTGTCCCCGACCCTGGCGTGCAGCTCCCCTCTGATCAGCTTCTCCCCATCCTTGGACCAGGACGACTACCTGTGGGGCTTGGAGGCGGGTGAGGGCATCAGCGATCTCTTCGACTCCTACGACCTTGGGGACCTGTTGATTAATTGA